The following is a genomic window from Sphingobacterium spiritivorum.
GTTGGCACCGCGTGATATCGTGGCAAGAGCAATAGATGCTGAGATGAAAAGATCAGGTATCGATTATGTATACCTTGATATTACGATGCGTAGTAAGGAGGATATCTTAGCGCATTTTCCAAATATCTATGAGAAATGTTTATCCATAGGGTTGGATATGACTAAGGATTATATTCCTGTTTCTCCAGCGGCACATTATCTGTGCGGAGGGATCCTAGTAGATTCATACGGACGTAGTACTATTAATAATCTGTATGCATGCGGAGAATGTTCTTCTACCGGTCTTCATGGAGCTAACAGATTGGCTTCCAATTCATTACTGGAAGCGGCTGTATATGCGCACCGGATTTGGCTGGATGCTGCAGAGAAATTGGAAGATATTGATTTTCAAGATAATGTACCCGATTGGGATGATTCCAATACCAGTCTGTCCAATGAGGATATCCTGGTTTCTCACAATCTTCGGGAGACACAAAAAGTAATGTCTGATTATGTGGGGATAGTGCGTTCTGACTTCAGGTTGGATCGTGCATTCAGAAGACTGGGATTTTTATACGATGAGACGGAAGAGTTTTATAAGCATACCAAATTATCTGTACCGCTTTGTGAACTGAGAAATGTGATTCAGGTTGCATTTTTGGTTATTAAGTCAGCTCAGGATCGCAAAGAAAGCAGGGGATTGCATTATTCAACGGATTATCCTTATCATGCTGATGTACTTATGGACACTATATTTTAGAACGTATATGGCTGTTATATTACCTGTTAAGGATAAATACCCCCGGTATTCGGAAGATTGCTTTATAGCGCCTAATGCTACCATTGTAGGCGATGTAGTTATGGGGGATAAGTGTTCGGTATGGTTTAATGCTGTGATCAGAGGTGACGTAAACTATATTCGTATCGGAGCATATACCAATATCCAAGATGGTGCCGTGATTCATTGTACGTACCAAAAAAACGGAACGGATATAGGTAATTATGTCAATATTGGTCATCAGGCAATGGTACATGGTTGTACAGTCAAAGATTATGTATTGATCGGTATGGGTGCCATTGTTATGGATAAGTCAGTAGTAGAGAGTGAAGTTATTATTGCGGCAGGAGCCGTAGTACTCGAAAATACCATTTGTGAATCAGGCTATCTGTATGCAGGTGTACCTGCTAAAAAAATAAAAGCGATAACTGATGAACAAAGAGAAATGTTGCATCAGTTACCGCATAATTATGTTTTATATAGTTCCTGGTTTGAAAACAGTTAATTTATATTGACTGTTTCATTTTGTTCCCAGTTAGCACGTATCGTAAATGTCTTGTTAAGATACCATATGTTCTCTGCCTGCTTTCTGGTCTTTACATCTGCAGGATCCCATACTCCATTCCTGTTGGCATCAAATATTACACGTAACGAATATTTGCCTCCCGGAAATTTCTTGTAGGATATGGTATTATTAGGCCCTAATATCTGCCTGTTAAATACTTTTTCTTTCTTGTCATCAATAAGTTCTACCACATATTGCATAGTACTGTCTGTATTGGTAAAATTGAAGTTTATATCTCCATAATTTTCGCTTTCATCCAGTGTAAAGTTGGTTTTGAACTCCTTATTATGATCCCCGAATAATCCGGTAAGGGCTTTTTCTTCTAATACTAATGTATAATTTCTCTTCGGCTTCCAGTTGAAACGTATGTGGTAAAGCTGATCATTAAGTGTATCCTTTTGTAATTGGAAATTAGTCCTGGCAATGCTATCTTCCGTTAGTTTGACTTTAGACTTATCTATAGACGCTAAAGGCATTTTAGAAGTAACAGTGATGTGGGTAATCTTATCTACTTTATTGCTGATATTTAGAACCGGCAGAATTTCTTTTTCGAACTTCACATTTACACCTTTTTTTATCAATACCGTGTCCATGACTGTATTATAATTACGTATCTCTAGTTTAAGAGAATCAAAATCAGTATTTTGAGTGTATATTAAGGCACTATCTTTATTTACACCATAGCGTATATACTTGGATGCATCCAGTTCCTGCGGAGATAATATTTTCACAGCCGGGTCAAGTAATGGCCGGTTAAAAACTAACTGTATTCCCCCATCCTTTTCCAGTTTCTTTTCACCTGTTCTGAATTTATCAGGATAGGGTTTAGTAAATTCCAACTTAATATTACTGGTATCTTTCCTTAATACGATGCTGTCATTGAGAAAACCTATCCAGTCATCCGTACTTTCATATATGCGATTACTGCTTTTCTCTTTCAATGCATATATTCGGTATGTATCTTCTCTCAGGTTATTGAATTTGAAATTACCGGCTGTATCTACAGCTGTAAATATATTCGCTTTTCGCTTTCCGAATATGCTATCCTGGCGTGTAGGAATCAGAATTACCATAACATCTTTATCCTGATTCTTCATATCCAGACTTTTTGTATAACCGTTAAGAACTGATCCGGATATGGACAGAGAATCTAGCTCATTACCTGTAGCAAATACATACGAATAGTTGGGAAGCGGATTACCTTCATTATAGTCGACGAGTCCTTTTCCAAAATGGATCGTATAAGTAGTATTTTCCTCTAATGAATCGGGCAATGTGATTTCAAGATTCTTTTTCTTGATTTTATATTCAGGTTGAGTATCTACATCCGGAGATATACTGAATTCTTTAAACTGACTGTTGAGTTTGACATACTCATCAAATTCCAAAACGATTTTTTTGGCTTTGAAATTTCGGGTATAATTTTTTGGAAGTTCACTTAATATTTTCGGTGGAAGTGAATCTTTTGGTCCGCCTGTAGGATGTTGCATGTTGGCGCACTGGATAGTACTTAAAATAAGAAGACAAAAAAACGAGAAAATTACCACTTTTTGAAATAAAGTGGTTTTTATCGATTCTGAGCGACTTTTATCTTTTTTGGATGTTTGTATCATAAAATTAAAAATATCTTCTTATATCCTTTTATTTTAAGTTTATTTTTTTATTTCTAATGTGTTGAATTACAACAGTTTAGCTCATATGTACCATTAAAACACTAATATCAGCTGGTGAAACACCTGAAATACGGGAAGCCTGTCCCAGTGTTCTTGGTTTGACCTTTAATAATTTTTGTCTTGCTTCTATTGAAAGTGAAGTTAGAGAATTGTAATCAAAATTCGGATTGATCTCTTTATCTTCCATTTTTTTCATACGGTTGACTATCTCCATTTCTTTTTCAAAGTAGCTATCGTATTTTACTTTTATTTCTGCCTGCTCTATTGTTTCTGTGTCAAACTGGTTAAGATAGCTTTCAAAATCGCTGTCTGCTTTTTTGATATCATAA
Proteins encoded in this region:
- a CDS encoding gamma carbonic anhydrase family protein yields the protein MAVILPVKDKYPRYSEDCFIAPNATIVGDVVMGDKCSVWFNAVIRGDVNYIRIGAYTNIQDGAVIHCTYQKNGTDIGNYVNIGHQAMVHGCTVKDYVLIGMGAIVMDKSVVESEVIIAAGAVVLENTICESGYLYAGVPAKKIKAITDEQREMLHQLPHNYVLYSSWFENS
- a CDS encoding Ig-like domain-containing protein gives rise to the protein MQHPTGGPKDSLPPKILSELPKNYTRNFKAKKIVLEFDEYVKLNSQFKEFSISPDVDTQPEYKIKKKNLEITLPDSLEENTTYTIHFGKGLVDYNEGNPLPNYSYVFATGNELDSLSISGSVLNGYTKSLDMKNQDKDVMVILIPTRQDSIFGKRKANIFTAVDTAGNFKFNNLREDTYRIYALKEKSSNRIYESTDDWIGFLNDSIVLRKDTSNIKLEFTKPYPDKFRTGEKKLEKDGGIQLVFNRPLLDPAVKILSPQELDASKYIRYGVNKDSALIYTQNTDFDSLKLEIRNYNTVMDTVLIKKGVNVKFEKEILPVLNISNKVDKITHITVTSKMPLASIDKSKVKLTEDSIARTNFQLQKDTLNDQLYHIRFNWKPKRNYTLVLEEKALTGLFGDHNKEFKTNFTLDESENYGDINFNFTNTDSTMQYVVELIDDKKEKVFNRQILGPNNTISYKKFPGGKYSLRVIFDANRNGVWDPADVKTRKQAENIWYLNKTFTIRANWEQNETVNIN